One Dehalococcoidia bacterium genomic window carries:
- a CDS encoding MerR family transcriptional regulator: MATEQKERPRNEPYLQIGEVADRTGVTQRTLRFYEERGLLKPPSRMEGGFRLYSEEDVGRVEQIKRLQSLLGLTLAEIKEMVEAEETKTELRATYRPDLDAEARIARLVKAIEVTERQSQIIGAKVNALIEMKADLEAKLQRYRAGVAELREHLEKEHGGAVYPTR, encoded by the coding sequence ATGGCTACGGAGCAAAAGGAGCGGCCGCGTAACGAACCGTACCTCCAGATCGGGGAGGTCGCGGACCGTACCGGCGTGACCCAGCGTACCCTGCGCTTCTACGAGGAGCGCGGCCTGCTCAAGCCGCCTTCGCGGATGGAGGGCGGTTTCCGCCTCTACTCGGAAGAGGACGTCGGCCGCGTCGAGCAGATAAAGCGCCTGCAGTCCCTCCTCGGCCTCACGCTGGCCGAGATCAAGGAAATGGTCGAGGCGGAGGAGACCAAGACCGAGCTGCGCGCCACGTACCGCCCGGACCTCGATGCCGAGGCCCGCATCGCGCGCCTGGTGAAGGCCATCGAGGTCACGGAGCGTCAGTCCCAGATCATCGGCGCCAAGGTGAACGCGCTCATCGAGATGAAGGCTGACCTCGAGGCAAAGCTCCAGCGCTACCGTGCCGGCGTCGCCGAACTGAGAGAGCACCTGGAGAAGGAGCACGGCGGCGCTGTCTACCCCACGCGCTAG